Proteins co-encoded in one Quercus robur chromosome 8, dhQueRobu3.1, whole genome shotgun sequence genomic window:
- the LOC126696898 gene encoding aquaporin PIP1-2-like: MEGKEEDVKLGANKFSERQPIGTSAQTDKDYKEPPPAPLFEPGELHSWSFWRAGIAEFIATFLFLYITILTVMGYSRTTNKCASVGVQGIAWAFGGMIFALVYCTAGISGGHINPAVTFGLFLARKLSLTRAVFYIVMQCLGAICGAGVVKGFEKGLYENSGGGANVVNHGYTKGDGLGAEIIGTFVLVYTVFSATDAKRNARDSHVPILAPLPIGFAVFLVHLATIPITGTGINPARSLGAAIIYNKDHAWDDHWIFWVGPFIGAALAALYHQIVIRAIPFKSRA; encoded by the exons atggaggggAAAGAAGAGGATGTGAAGCTTGGAGCAAACAAGTTCTCAGAGAGGCAACCCATAGGGACATCAGCACAGACAGACAAGGACTACAAGGAGCCACCACCAGCACCATTGTTTGAGCCTGGTGAGCTCCACTCCTGGTCTTTCTGGAGAGCTGGGATTGCTGAGTTCATAGCCACCTTCTTGTTCCTCTACATCACCATCCTCACTGTCATGGGTTACTCTAGGACCACCAACAAGTGTGCCTCTGTGGGTGTTCAGGGCATTGCTTGGGCCTTCGGTGGTATGATCTTTGCCCTTGTTTACTGCACTGCTGGTATCTCAG GTGGGCACATAAACCCAGCAGTGACATTTGGTCTCTTCCTTGCAAGGAAACTTTCCTTGACAAGAGCAGTATTCTACATAGTGATGCAATGCCTTGGTGCCATTTGCGGCGCAGGCGTGGTGAAAGGCTTTGAAAAGGGACTGTATGAAAATTCTGGTGGTGGAGCCAACGTAGTGAACCATGGCTACACCAAGGGGGATGGCCTTGGTGCTGAGATCATTGGAACTTTTGTTCTTGTCTACACCGTTTTCTCGGCAACTGATGCTAAGAGAAATGCTAGAGACTCCCATGTCCCT ATCTTGGCTCCACTCCCAATTGGATTTGCAGTGTTTTTGGTGCACTTGGCAACCATTCCCATTACTGGAACCGGCATCAACCCTGCCAGGAGCCTTGGGGCCGCCATCATCTACAACAAAGACCACGCATGGGATGACcat TGGATCTTCTGGGTGGGACCATTCATCGGAGCTGCACTTGCTGCCCTTTACCACCAAATAGTCATCAGAGCCATCCCATTCAAGTCCAGAGCCTGA